One genomic window of Eggerthella timonensis includes the following:
- a CDS encoding prepilin-type N-terminal cleavage/methylation domain-containing protein has translation MSHRSSAYRTAGFTLAELLVVVAIVAVLVAVAIPVFTGALGSTEEATCDANRRSVKSMYTTAWLLDQNRDSQQTLFDTCVAQLKKQNNDVLCPSGGNYTATFTSNGAAIVTCSKHGLGLDDELGGWLATYDGPYTGDESARKAYAADKGLTSWPPVKGLDKETYYLQFKSYNNSAANAFLYAGPTSTIENSNSWRAKYLCDNNGLYGTPGQWYELPKVEGISMYGNGAEEKLIKLLETGTPVTLEGDKFVKSA, from the coding sequence ATGTCGCATCGCTCGTCCGCATACCGCACCGCCGGGTTCACCCTGGCCGAACTGCTCGTGGTGGTGGCCATCGTGGCCGTCCTCGTGGCCGTCGCCATCCCCGTGTTCACGGGCGCGCTGGGAAGCACCGAGGAAGCCACCTGCGACGCAAACCGCCGCTCGGTGAAGAGCATGTACACGACCGCCTGGCTGCTCGACCAGAACCGCGACTCCCAGCAAACGCTGTTCGACACGTGCGTCGCGCAGCTCAAGAAGCAAAACAACGACGTGCTGTGCCCGAGCGGAGGAAACTACACCGCCACGTTCACGTCGAACGGCGCCGCCATCGTCACGTGCAGCAAGCACGGGCTGGGGCTCGACGACGAGCTAGGAGGCTGGCTCGCAACGTACGACGGGCCGTACACCGGCGACGAGAGCGCCCGAAAAGCGTACGCCGCCGACAAGGGCCTCACGTCCTGGCCCCCCGTGAAGGGGCTCGATAAGGAGACGTACTATCTCCAGTTCAAAAGCTACAACAACAGCGCGGCGAACGCTTTTCTGTACGCCGGGCCAACGTCGACGATTGAAAACAGCAACTCATGGCGAGCAAAGTACCTATGCGACAACAACGGCCTCTACGGAACGCCTGGACAGTGGTACGAGCTCCCCAAGGTGGAAGGCATCTCCATGTACGGCAACGGAGCCGAGGAAAAGCTGATCAAGCTCCTTGAAACCGGCACGCCGGTCACGCTCGAAGGCGACAAGTTCGTCAAATCGGCCTAG
- a CDS encoding PH domain-containing protein: MKDLPAHQLDPKVKTVWRINDAIWLTVVFLCCFVPFAIAAAVDPAPWMFIVLVVLAVVFAVCLVIWLVVLPPIRFMRWRYELSNDYLDIARGIVWRKRFVIPFIRVQNTDTRQGPILRAFGLSSVTVATAAGEHEIPGLGADVAEQLRDRAAELARLAQEDV, encoded by the coding sequence ATGAAAGACTTGCCGGCACATCAGCTCGATCCGAAGGTAAAAACCGTGTGGCGCATCAACGATGCGATCTGGCTCACCGTGGTGTTCCTCTGCTGCTTCGTTCCGTTCGCCATCGCTGCGGCGGTGGATCCGGCGCCGTGGATGTTCATCGTGCTCGTCGTCCTCGCCGTGGTGTTCGCGGTCTGCCTCGTCATCTGGCTCGTGGTGCTGCCGCCCATCCGCTTCATGCGCTGGCGCTACGAGCTGTCCAACGACTATCTCGACATCGCGCGCGGCATCGTGTGGCGCAAGCGCTTCGTCATCCCGTTCATTCGCGTGCAGAACACCGATACGCGCCAAGGTCCCATTTTGCGTGCGTTCGGCCTGTCCAGCGTCACGGTGGCCACGGCCGCCGGCGAGCATGAAATCCCCGGCCTCGGCGCCGACGTCGCCGAGCAGCTGCGCGATCGCGCCGCCGAGCTCGCGCGTCTCGCCCAGGAGGACGTGTGA
- a CDS encoding PH domain-containing protein: MTDFQQAPQPAPQPQPAPQPQPQPVELQKHHVHHSYIWLGSLRTAFMLLAIVAFSSFSAIIGAISDGESITRSDIPVIMIIIGIVIVGIVVLVALIAVYQVVSYKHLYYELGPEEFNLYSGILNKKRVHVPYQRIQSVDQRATLIQRIFGVCSVSIDTAGGASNKAVMVPYVQKTQAEELRRELFARKQYAVAVQGGAAPAAAAAAVAVAAGVAPQAAHEGANVLDAPAEIWQDVRGVFGGAEVDTGRVTFEYGMSNKELIFTGLSNNTAFFVVVVGIIGAVAQFMGELAPILAGTMEPLVGNVVGASIQLFGGNLIAAGVAAFLGASLVLWVLSAIGSCISYGGFRACRRDNRIEVEHGLLQHRFQGVDVDRVQSVVVKQSFIRRLLGYCELSLGKIDAAAESSDDQQKGLNQQGLVIHPFVKMTRVPEILAGIIPEFADVPTENIPVAPVGLRRAIIRRCVIQGTGFWLAVLVAVGQIAVNVLANPAVPDEAMALFFVNNGALFGYALAVVLLILDAVGAVLWFRGSGFAYNERFMQVSNGGFARETISFPRKKIQFGYTKTNPFQRNAGTATINARTAAGVGGTTIRLIDAKEDDARAWLAWMEPRGAVIQ; encoded by the coding sequence ATGACGGACTTCCAGCAAGCGCCTCAGCCTGCCCCGCAGCCCCAACCTGCACCGCAGCCGCAGCCGCAGCCCGTGGAGCTGCAAAAGCACCACGTCCATCACAGCTACATCTGGCTCGGCAGCCTGCGCACGGCGTTCATGCTGCTGGCAATCGTGGCGTTCTCCTCGTTCTCGGCCATCATCGGAGCCATTTCCGACGGCGAGTCTATCACGCGCAGCGACATTCCCGTGATCATGATCATCATCGGCATCGTGATCGTCGGCATCGTCGTGCTCGTAGCGCTCATCGCCGTCTACCAGGTGGTTTCGTACAAGCACCTCTACTACGAGCTGGGTCCCGAGGAGTTCAACCTGTACTCGGGCATCCTCAACAAGAAGCGCGTGCACGTGCCGTACCAGCGCATCCAGTCCGTTGACCAGCGCGCGACGCTCATCCAGCGCATTTTCGGCGTGTGCAGCGTGAGCATCGACACGGCGGGCGGTGCGTCGAACAAGGCCGTCATGGTGCCGTACGTCCAGAAGACGCAAGCCGAAGAGCTGCGACGCGAGCTGTTCGCGCGCAAGCAGTACGCCGTCGCCGTGCAGGGCGGCGCGGCTCCCGCGGCCGCTGCGGCAGCCGTTGCAGTTGCGGCGGGCGTCGCTCCGCAGGCTGCCCACGAGGGCGCTAACGTCTTGGACGCGCCGGCCGAGATCTGGCAGGACGTGCGCGGCGTGTTCGGCGGCGCCGAGGTGGACACGGGCCGCGTGACCTTCGAGTACGGCATGTCCAACAAGGAGCTCATCTTCACCGGCCTGTCGAACAACACGGCGTTCTTCGTGGTGGTCGTCGGCATCATCGGCGCGGTCGCGCAGTTCATGGGCGAGCTCGCGCCTATTCTCGCGGGCACCATGGAGCCGCTCGTGGGCAACGTCGTGGGCGCGAGCATCCAGCTGTTCGGCGGCAATCTCATTGCCGCGGGCGTGGCCGCCTTCCTCGGCGCGTCGCTGGTGCTGTGGGTCCTGTCCGCCATCGGCTCCTGCATCTCGTACGGCGGGTTTCGCGCCTGCCGCCGCGACAACCGCATCGAGGTGGAGCACGGCCTCTTGCAGCATCGCTTCCAGGGCGTCGACGTCGATCGCGTACAGTCGGTCGTGGTCAAGCAGAGCTTCATCCGCCGCCTCCTGGGTTACTGCGAGCTGTCGCTCGGCAAGATCGACGCCGCTGCGGAAAGCTCCGATGACCAGCAGAAAGGCCTCAACCAGCAGGGCCTCGTCATCCATCCCTTCGTGAAGATGACCCGCGTGCCCGAGATCCTCGCCGGCATCATCCCCGAGTTCGCCGACGTTCCCACCGAGAACATTCCGGTGGCGCCGGTGGGGCTGCGCCGCGCCATCATCCGTCGCTGCGTTATCCAGGGCACGGGCTTCTGGCTGGCCGTTCTCGTGGCGGTGGGGCAGATCGCGGTGAACGTGCTCGCGAACCCTGCGGTGCCCGACGAGGCGATGGCGCTGTTCTTCGTCAACAACGGCGCGCTGTTCGGCTATGCGCTGGCGGTGGTGCTGCTCATCCTCGACGCGGTGGGCGCCGTGCTGTGGTTCCGCGGCTCGGGCTTCGCGTACAACGAGCGTTTCATGCAGGTGAGCAACGGCGGTTTCGCGCGCGAGACCATCAGCTTCCCGCGCAAAAAGATACAGTTCGGTTACACGAAGACGAATCCTTTTCAACGCAATGCCGGCACTGCTACGATCAATGCACGCACTGCAGCGGGTGTCGGAGGCACTACCATCAGGCTCATCGATGCGAAAGAGGACGATGCGCGCGCCTGGTTGGCGTGGATGGAGCCTCGTGGCGCTGTGATACAGTAG
- the trhA gene encoding PAQR family membrane homeostasis protein TrhA yields the protein MSVSASAGATSKQHNVREYSTGEEIANSISHGVGILLAIAAIPILVVRALEDGGGIYLFAALVYTLTMLLEYTMSTLYHAITVERAKRVFKVLDHSCIYLFIAGSYTPFCLISLADSGGQWLCAFVWLVALAGVACEAFWVFRPRWVSAVLYLLMGWCVVWFLPALVEAIPGPGLWLLVGGGICYSIGCIFYVLKKVPYMHSLFHLWVLAGSILQFLAISMYVM from the coding sequence ATGAGCGTCAGCGCGTCGGCTGGAGCAACCAGCAAACAGCATAACGTCCGCGAGTACTCCACGGGCGAGGAGATCGCGAACTCGATCTCGCATGGCGTCGGCATCCTGCTGGCCATCGCGGCCATCCCCATCCTCGTCGTGCGCGCGCTCGAGGACGGAGGCGGCATCTACCTGTTCGCCGCGCTCGTGTACACGCTCACCATGCTGCTCGAGTACACGATGTCCACGCTGTACCATGCCATCACGGTCGAGCGGGCGAAGCGCGTGTTCAAAGTGCTCGACCACAGCTGCATCTACCTGTTCATCGCCGGCTCCTACACGCCGTTCTGCCTCATCTCGCTCGCCGATTCCGGCGGCCAGTGGCTGTGCGCGTTCGTATGGCTCGTGGCGCTGGCCGGCGTCGCCTGCGAAGCGTTCTGGGTGTTCCGTCCGCGTTGGGTGTCCGCCGTGCTGTACCTGCTCATGGGTTGGTGCGTCGTATGGTTCCTCCCGGCGCTCGTCGAGGCCATTCCGGGTCCGGGCCTGTGGCTGCTCGTGGGCGGCGGCATCTGCTACTCCATCGGGTGCATCTTCTACGTGTTGAAGAAGGTGCCGTACATGCATTCCCTGTTCCATCTTTGGGTTCTCGCCGGAAGCATCCTGCAGTTTCTGGCCATCTCTATGTACGTTATGTAA
- a CDS encoding hemolysin family protein has translation MDIWISIVVTFVLVLVNGYFSMSEMALVNARHVLLQREAEEGDKGAERALSLAADSGQFLATIQVAITLVGFFASAAAATNLSDPLAQWLSGFNIGWLAVIAPGLAPVVITLIVSYLSIVVGELVPKRIALADAERVSKMVAGPLMVFQKIASPLVALTSASANGLSRLFGIKNADERQNVSEEEIKYMVTDNDELLDDEKRMIHDILDLGDMTVHEIMTPRVDMMFVEDTDTVRQAVERMRGTGYSRLPVYHEDIDRIVGIVHFKDLVGPLMDGKEHEPVVEYAYEAMFVPETKDLFPLLAEMQTNRQQMAIVVDEYGGTDGLITVEDIVEEVVGEIVDETDRENPFVEQESENVWLVDGRFPVEDAAELGWPVEDSADYETIAGWLMSMLDSVPQVGEELEFDGYRFKIQAMRRRRISTVRVERLDDPSPSRVDAAEAIDQEEA, from the coding sequence ATGGATATTTGGATTAGCATCGTCGTCACGTTCGTGCTCGTGTTGGTGAACGGATACTTCTCGATGTCGGAAATGGCGCTCGTCAACGCGCGCCACGTGCTGTTGCAGCGCGAAGCAGAAGAAGGCGACAAGGGCGCCGAGCGTGCGCTGAGCCTGGCCGCCGACTCGGGCCAGTTCCTCGCCACCATCCAGGTGGCCATCACGCTCGTCGGGTTCTTCGCCTCGGCAGCGGCGGCCACGAACCTGTCCGACCCGCTGGCGCAATGGCTGTCCGGCTTCAACATCGGATGGCTCGCGGTCATCGCGCCCGGCTTGGCCCCCGTGGTGATCACGCTCATCGTGTCGTACCTCAGCATCGTGGTGGGCGAGCTCGTGCCGAAACGCATCGCGCTGGCCGATGCCGAGCGCGTCAGCAAGATGGTGGCCGGCCCGCTCATGGTGTTCCAGAAAATCGCCTCGCCGCTCGTCGCGCTGACCTCGGCTTCGGCGAACGGGCTGTCGCGCCTGTTCGGCATCAAGAACGCCGACGAGCGCCAGAACGTTTCCGAAGAAGAGATCAAGTACATGGTCACGGACAACGACGAGCTGCTCGACGACGAGAAGCGCATGATCCACGACATCCTCGACCTGGGCGACATGACGGTGCACGAGATCATGACGCCGCGCGTGGACATGATGTTCGTGGAGGATACCGACACGGTGCGCCAGGCTGTGGAGCGCATGCGCGGCACGGGCTACTCGCGCCTGCCGGTGTACCACGAGGACATCGACCGTATCGTGGGCATCGTCCACTTCAAGGACCTCGTGGGGCCGCTCATGGACGGCAAAGAGCACGAGCCCGTGGTCGAGTACGCCTACGAGGCCATGTTCGTCCCCGAGACGAAGGACCTTTTCCCGCTGCTCGCCGAGATGCAAACGAATCGTCAACAGATGGCCATCGTCGTTGACGAGTACGGTGGTACCGATGGTTTAATTACCGTAGAGGACATTGTGGAGGAAGTCGTCGGCGAGATCGTGGACGAAACGGATCGAGAGAACCCGTTCGTCGAGCAGGAGAGCGAGAACGTCTGGCTGGTTGACGGGCGATTCCCCGTCGAAGACGCCGCGGAGCTCGGGTGGCCGGTGGAGGATTCGGCCGATTACGAGACCATCGCGGGTTGGCTCATGAGCATGCTCGACTCGGTGCCCCAGGTGGGCGAGGAGCTTGAGTTCGACGGATACCGCTTCAAGATACAGGCTATGCGTCGCCGCCGCATATCGACGGTGCGCGTGGAACGACTGGACGATCCCTCCCCATCCCGCGTGGATGCCGCTGAGGCGATCGACCAGGAGGAAGCGTGA
- a CDS encoding PspC domain-containing protein produces the protein MTSEKRLLRSRKALIGGVCAGVADYFNVDPLIVRIIMVVFTFASAGLLGAAYIVLWIVLPLEPKEEAPLDVQPQSVHSETYGTVDFDASRKDEVGAAKAPRAPSPAQAASWRYTHPAYTSSAHVPPEPPAGAAHASSPVRPGNVAGAPQPSFAPPPTPPYEGWAPVAPPPQQPAKPTPNSSVKAALWAGSFLLFFGVSAMVASMMEGVVWWQYWPLIFVILGIVRMVIPGEEGHRMRQFVDGLIAFFSGVVLVLMSLGVIGWQSLELMLVGLWPLLLMVVGLLLLGGALKSPTLTLLAGLCFAAFCVVGMLWYSVPGATEELVISAPYGREYHFDMQPWEGIGAGEAVITLTID, from the coding sequence GTGACGAGTGAAAAACGGCTGCTCCGCTCGCGAAAGGCGCTCATAGGCGGCGTGTGCGCGGGCGTGGCCGATTATTTCAACGTCGACCCCCTCATCGTTCGCATCATCATGGTGGTGTTCACCTTCGCCTCGGCGGGCCTGTTGGGCGCTGCTTATATCGTGCTGTGGATCGTGCTGCCGCTCGAGCCGAAGGAAGAGGCCCCGCTCGACGTGCAGCCCCAATCCGTCCATTCCGAGACGTACGGCACGGTCGACTTCGACGCATCTCGCAAAGACGAAGTGGGCGCGGCGAAAGCCCCGCGGGCTCCCAGCCCGGCGCAGGCGGCGAGCTGGCGTTACACGCATCCTGCCTACACGTCCTCTGCGCATGTGCCCCCCGAGCCGCCCGCGGGTGCCGCGCATGCGTCCTCGCCCGTGCGTCCCGGCAACGTCGCAGGCGCGCCTCAGCCTTCGTTCGCCCCGCCTCCGACGCCTCCGTACGAAGGGTGGGCGCCGGTTGCGCCGCCGCCCCAGCAACCGGCGAAGCCGACGCCGAACTCCAGCGTGAAAGCCGCCTTGTGGGCGGGGTCGTTCCTGCTGTTCTTCGGCGTGTCAGCCATGGTCGCCAGCATGATGGAGGGCGTGGTGTGGTGGCAGTACTGGCCGCTCATCTTCGTCATCTTGGGCATCGTGCGCATGGTCATCCCCGGAGAAGAAGGCCATCGCATGCGCCAGTTCGTGGACGGCCTCATCGCGTTCTTCTCCGGCGTGGTGCTGGTGTTGATGAGCCTCGGCGTGATAGGCTGGCAGTCGCTCGAGCTGATGCTGGTCGGCTTGTGGCCGCTGCTGCTCATGGTGGTGGGATTGCTGCTGCTGGGCGGAGCGCTGAAGTCGCCGACGCTCACGCTGTTGGCGGGCCTGTGCTTTGCGGCGTTCTGCGTCGTGGGCATGCTCTGGTACTCGGTTCCGGGCGCCACCGAAGAGCTCGTGATATCCGCTCCGTACGGTCGC